A window from Pseudomonas alloputida encodes these proteins:
- a CDS encoding TatD family hydrolase, whose product MLVDSHCHLDRLDLTAHQGSLDAALQAARERGVGHFLCIGVSAENAGAVKALSEQYADVDCSVGVHPLDLAPGETPALEWLLRELAHPHVVAIGETGLDYHYEPEAAELQQASFRLHLEASRQTGKPVIVHTRAARADTLALLREANLPQAGVLHCFTEDWDMAKAALDLGYYISLSGIVTFRNADALREVARQVPVDRLLVETDSPYLAPIPHRGKPNLPQYVREVAEYVASLRGASYEQLAEQTTANFKRLFPLARVA is encoded by the coding sequence ATGCTCGTAGATTCCCATTGCCACCTCGACCGTCTTGACCTCACTGCTCACCAGGGCTCCCTCGACGCTGCCCTGCAGGCGGCGCGTGAGCGTGGGGTCGGGCATTTCCTGTGCATTGGCGTCAGTGCCGAGAATGCGGGTGCAGTGAAGGCGCTGAGCGAGCAGTACGCTGACGTCGACTGCTCGGTGGGCGTGCACCCGCTGGACCTGGCCCCTGGCGAAACCCCGGCGTTGGAATGGTTGTTGCGCGAACTGGCCCACCCGCATGTGGTGGCGATTGGTGAAACCGGGCTGGATTACCACTACGAGCCGGAGGCTGCCGAGCTGCAGCAGGCCTCGTTCCGCCTGCACCTGGAGGCCTCCAGGCAGACCGGCAAGCCGGTGATCGTGCATACCCGGGCGGCGCGCGCCGATACCCTGGCGCTGCTGCGTGAGGCCAACCTGCCGCAGGCTGGCGTGCTGCACTGCTTTACCGAGGACTGGGACATGGCCAAGGCCGCGCTGGACCTGGGTTATTACATTTCGCTGTCGGGCATCGTTACCTTCCGCAATGCCGATGCCTTGCGGGAAGTGGCGCGGCAGGTGCCGGTCGATCGCTTGTTGGTGGAGACCGATTCGCCCTACCTGGCGCCGATTCCGCACCGGGGCAAGCCGAACCTGCCGCAGTATGTGCGGGAGGTGGCGGAGTATGTGGCTTCGCTGCGTGGGGCCAGTTATGAGCAGTTGGCAGAGCAGACCACGGCAAATTTCAAGCGATTGTTCCCATTGGCGCGGGTGGCTTGA
- a CDS encoding DNA polymerase III subunit delta' — translation MAEAYPWQQALWQQLAGRSRHAHAYLLHGPQGIGKRAMAERLMARLLCQQPQGLDACGACKSCLLLKAGSHPDNFVLEPEEADKPIKVDQVRELVAFVVQTAQLGGRKVVLIEPVEAMNVNASNALLKSLEEPSGDTVLLLVTHQPSRLLPTIKSRCQQVACPQPSLAQSQAWLAGALPDCDEVERDELLTLAAGSPLMAVSLQAQGVREQRALVTDGVKKLLKQQQSPSQLADAWSGVPLLLLFDWFCDWTHLILRYQLTQDEEGLGLADMRKVVQYLAQKSRQAKVLEVQAWILEQRQKVLGKANLNRALLLESLLAHWLQLPGAR, via the coding sequence GTGGCTGAGGCCTACCCTTGGCAGCAGGCGCTGTGGCAGCAACTGGCCGGTCGCAGCCGCCACGCCCACGCTTACCTGCTGCATGGGCCGCAGGGTATTGGCAAGCGAGCCATGGCCGAGCGTCTGATGGCGCGCCTGTTGTGCCAGCAGCCGCAGGGCCTGGACGCTTGTGGGGCGTGTAAGTCGTGCCTGTTGCTCAAGGCCGGCAGCCACCCGGACAACTTCGTCCTCGAGCCGGAGGAGGCTGACAAGCCGATCAAGGTCGACCAGGTACGCGAGCTGGTGGCCTTTGTGGTGCAGACCGCGCAGTTAGGCGGGCGCAAGGTGGTGTTGATCGAGCCGGTGGAGGCGATGAATGTCAACGCCTCCAACGCCCTGCTCAAAAGCCTTGAAGAACCTTCCGGTGATACCGTGTTGTTGCTGGTGACGCACCAGCCCAGCCGTCTGTTGCCGACGATCAAGAGCCGCTGCCAGCAGGTGGCCTGTCCGCAGCCCAGTCTGGCCCAGAGCCAGGCATGGCTGGCTGGCGCGTTACCCGACTGCGACGAGGTCGAGCGCGATGAGCTGCTGACGCTGGCGGCAGGTTCGCCATTGATGGCGGTCAGCCTGCAGGCGCAGGGGGTTCGCGAGCAACGCGCGCTGGTAACCGACGGGGTGAAGAAGCTGCTCAAGCAGCAGCAATCGCCCAGCCAGCTGGCCGATGCCTGGAGCGGTGTGCCGTTGTTGCTGCTGTTCGACTGGTTCTGCGATTGGACGCACCTGATCCTGCGCTACCAGTTGACCCAGGACGAAGAAGGGTTAGGCTTGGCCGATATGCGCAAGGTCGTGCAATACCTGGCGCAGAAGAGCCGCCAGGCCAAGGTGCTGGAGGTGCAGGCATGGATCCTCGAACAGCGCCAGAAGGTACTGGGCAAGGCCAACCTCAACCGCGCCTTGTTGCTTGAATCGCTGCTGGCTCACTGGCTGCAACTGCCGGGTGCCCGCTGA
- the tmk gene encoding dTMP kinase — MSGLFITLEGPEGAGKSTNRDYLAARLREHGLDVVLTREPGGTPLAEKVRELLLTPSDEGMAADTELLLVFAARAQHLAQVIRPALARGAVVLCDRFTDATYAYQGGGRGLSVERIAVLEQFVQGDLRPDLTLVFDLPVEVGLARAAARGRLDRFEQEGQAFFEAVRQAYLQRAQGAPQRYSLLDAAQSLEAVQRDIDVLLPGILERCRG, encoded by the coding sequence GTGAGCGGCTTGTTTATTACTTTGGAAGGCCCCGAAGGCGCGGGCAAGAGCACCAATCGCGACTACCTGGCCGCGCGCCTGCGCGAGCACGGCCTGGACGTGGTGCTGACCCGTGAGCCAGGCGGTACGCCGCTGGCGGAAAAGGTGCGTGAACTGTTGCTGACGCCCAGCGACGAAGGCATGGCGGCCGACACCGAGCTGCTGCTGGTGTTCGCCGCCCGCGCCCAGCACCTGGCGCAGGTCATCCGCCCGGCGCTGGCCCGCGGGGCTGTGGTGCTGTGTGACCGTTTCACGGACGCCACCTATGCCTATCAGGGCGGCGGTCGTGGTCTGTCGGTCGAGCGTATCGCGGTTCTGGAACAATTCGTCCAGGGCGACCTGCGCCCGGACCTGACCCTGGTCTTCGACCTGCCGGTGGAAGTGGGCCTTGCCCGCGCCGCCGCCCGTGGTCGCCTGGACCGATTCGAGCAGGAAGGGCAGGCGTTCTTCGAAGCGGTGCGCCAGGCGTACCTGCAGCGCGCCCAAGGCGCGCCACAGCGCTACAGCCTGCTTGATGCGGCACAATCCCTGGAGGCGGTGCAGCGTGACATCGACGTACTGCTGCCAGGCATTCTGGAGCGTTGCCGTGGCTGA
- the mltG gene encoding endolytic transglycosylase MltG produces the protein MRRKFLLLLEMGLILAGLAFGWSAWKVNSVLEQPLHITQERLLDVPNGTNPNRMFYSMQREGLLDDAVWLRLYWRFNMAGTPLHTGEYRLTPGMTVEQLFDAWRRADVVQYNLTLVEGWTFRQVRAAVAKHEKIKHTLEGLSDAEVMDKLGHTGVFPEGRFFPDTYRFVRGMSDVELLQQAYMRLDEVLAKEWAERSTDLPYRDPYQALIMASLVEKETGIPQERGQIAGVFVRRMRLGMMLQTDPTVIYGMGERYNGRITRADLREPTPYNTYTMTGLPPTPIAMVGREAIHAALNPSNGTSLYFVARGDGSHVFSDDLDDHNSAVREFQLKRRSDYRSSPAPQQEAKPGADDAEQASGADDAQRPEPPAADPSATDEPTAQPAPDEAPAQDAPAGGAQAAERPTPDEQH, from the coding sequence GTGAGACGTAAATTCCTGCTGTTGCTGGAAATGGGCTTGATCCTTGCCGGCCTGGCGTTTGGCTGGTCGGCCTGGAAGGTCAACTCGGTCCTGGAGCAGCCCCTGCACATCACGCAGGAACGCCTGCTGGATGTGCCCAATGGCACTAACCCCAACCGCATGTTCTACAGCATGCAAAGGGAAGGGTTGCTCGACGACGCTGTCTGGTTGCGTTTGTACTGGCGCTTCAACATGGCCGGCACCCCCCTGCACACCGGCGAGTACCGTCTTACCCCTGGCATGACCGTCGAGCAATTGTTCGACGCCTGGCGCCGTGCCGACGTGGTGCAGTACAACCTCACCCTGGTCGAAGGCTGGACCTTCCGCCAGGTGCGTGCGGCCGTGGCCAAGCATGAAAAGATCAAGCATACCCTGGAGGGCTTGTCGGATGCCGAGGTCATGGACAAGCTCGGCCATACCGGTGTGTTCCCCGAAGGCCGCTTCTTCCCCGACACCTACCGCTTCGTGCGGGGTATGAGCGATGTCGAGTTGCTGCAGCAGGCCTACATGCGTCTGGACGAGGTGCTGGCCAAGGAGTGGGCCGAGCGTTCCACCGACCTGCCGTATCGTGACCCGTACCAGGCGCTGATCATGGCCTCCCTGGTAGAAAAGGAAACCGGCATTCCGCAGGAGCGCGGGCAGATCGCCGGCGTGTTCGTGCGGCGCATGCGCCTGGGTATGATGCTGCAGACCGACCCGACGGTTATCTATGGCATGGGTGAGCGCTACAACGGCAGGATCACCCGCGCGGACCTGCGCGAGCCTACGCCTTACAACACCTACACCATGACCGGCCTGCCGCCGACCCCGATCGCCATGGTCGGCCGCGAGGCGATTCACGCGGCGCTGAACCCGTCCAATGGCACCAGTCTTTACTTCGTCGCCCGCGGCGATGGCAGCCATGTGTTTTCCGACGACCTCGACGACCACAATTCGGCAGTGCGCGAGTTCCAGCTCAAGCGCCGGTCGGACTACCGCTCCAGCCCCGCGCCGCAGCAAGAGGCCAAGCCAGGTGCCGATGATGCCGAACAGGCATCGGGCGCCGACGATGCGCAGCGCCCTGAGCCCCCAGCAGCGGACCCGTCAGCAACGGATGAGCCAACTGCGCAGCCAGCCCCCGATGAAGCGCCCGCGCAGGATGCCCCTGCCGGCGGTGCACAAGCGGCCGAGCGGCCGACGCCTGACGAACAACATTAA
- the pabC gene encoding aminodeoxychorismate lyase, which yields MHSWIDGQPATALNLQNRGLAYGDGLFETIAVRGARPSLLDGHLARLALGCQRLAINADLALVRDELLRYASQLGEGVVKLILTRGDSQRGYAPAVDAAPRRILQGSPLPRYPVEHAEHGVRLFPCHTRLGEQPLLAGLKHLNRLEQVLARAEWQDSDHAEGLMRDAQGRVIEGVYSNLFLVRDGVLLTADLSRCGVAGVMRAALLEQAPLLGIAVQVCDLSFEALEQANEVFVCNSVYGIWPVRGVAALNWSPGPLTRKLQAVARTLLET from the coding sequence ATGCACAGCTGGATCGACGGCCAGCCGGCGACTGCACTCAACCTGCAGAACCGCGGCCTGGCCTATGGCGATGGCCTGTTCGAAACCATCGCTGTGCGAGGCGCCCGGCCCAGCTTGCTGGACGGCCACCTCGCACGCCTGGCACTGGGCTGCCAGCGCCTGGCGATCAACGCCGATCTGGCGCTGGTGCGCGACGAGCTGCTGCGCTACGCCAGCCAGCTGGGTGAGGGTGTCGTCAAACTCATCCTTACCCGTGGCGATAGCCAGCGTGGCTATGCGCCAGCTGTCGATGCAGCGCCGCGGCGTATCCTGCAAGGCAGCCCATTACCCCGTTATCCTGTCGAGCATGCTGAGCATGGCGTGCGTTTGTTCCCTTGCCATACCCGGCTTGGGGAACAACCACTGCTGGCCGGCCTCAAACACCTTAACCGCCTGGAGCAGGTGCTGGCCCGTGCCGAATGGCAGGACAGCGACCATGCCGAAGGCCTGATGCGTGACGCGCAGGGCAGGGTGATCGAAGGGGTATACAGCAATCTGTTTCTGGTGCGCGATGGCGTGCTGCTTACCGCCGACCTTAGCCGTTGTGGCGTGGCGGGCGTGATGCGTGCCGCACTGCTGGAACAGGCCCCGCTGCTGGGTATTGCGGTACAGGTCTGCGACCTGTCGTTCGAGGCGCTGGAGCAAGCGAATGAAGTATTTGTTTGCAATAGCGTTTACGGCATTTGGCCCGTGCGTGGCGTAGCCGCGCTAAACTGGTCGCCGGGCCCGCTCACTCGTAAACTGCAGGCCGTTGCCCGTACGTTACTGGAAACCTGA
- the fabF gene encoding beta-ketoacyl-ACP synthase II: MSRRRVVVTGMGMLSPLGTDVPSTWQGILAGRSGIGPIEHTDLSAYSTRFGGSVKGFEVEQYLSAKEARKLDLFIQYGLAAGFQAVRNAGLEVTDANRERIGVAMGSGIGGLTNIEETSRTLHDSGPRRISPFFVPGSIINMISGFLSIHLGLQGPNYAIATACTTGTHCIGMAARNIAYGEADVMIAGGAEMAACGLGMGGFGASRALSTRNDEPSRASRPWDKGRDGFVLSDGAGALVLEELEHAKARGATIYAELVGFGMSGDAYHMTSPPDSGEGAARCMANALRDAGIQPEEVSYINAHGTSTPAGDVAEVAAIKRVFGEHAYKLAVSSTKSMTGHLLGAAGAVEAIFSVLAINSQMAPPTINLDEPDEGCDLDFVPHQARSMPIDVVLSNSFGFGGTNGSLVFRRFAG, translated from the coding sequence GTGTCGCGTAGACGCGTCGTGGTCACCGGTATGGGTATGCTGTCGCCACTGGGTACCGATGTACCGAGCACCTGGCAGGGCATTCTGGCTGGCCGCAGTGGCATCGGTCCGATCGAACACACGGACCTGTCTGCCTACTCCACCCGTTTTGGCGGCTCGGTGAAAGGCTTCGAGGTTGAGCAGTACCTGTCGGCCAAAGAGGCCCGCAAGCTCGACCTGTTCATCCAGTACGGCCTGGCGGCTGGTTTCCAGGCCGTGCGTAATGCCGGCCTGGAGGTCACCGATGCCAACCGCGAGCGTATTGGCGTGGCCATGGGCTCGGGTATCGGTGGTTTGACCAACATCGAAGAAACCAGCCGCACCCTGCACGATTCAGGGCCGCGCCGCATTTCGCCGTTCTTCGTGCCGGGTTCGATCATCAACATGATCTCCGGTTTCCTGTCGATCCACCTGGGTCTGCAAGGGCCGAACTATGCCATCGCCACTGCGTGCACCACTGGCACCCATTGCATCGGCATGGCCGCGCGCAATATCGCCTACGGTGAGGCTGACGTGATGATCGCCGGTGGCGCCGAAATGGCCGCTTGTGGTCTGGGCATGGGCGGTTTTGGCGCTTCGCGCGCACTGTCTACCCGCAACGATGAACCCAGCCGGGCCAGCCGCCCGTGGGACAAGGGTCGTGACGGCTTTGTATTGTCCGACGGTGCCGGAGCCCTGGTGCTCGAGGAGCTGGAGCACGCCAAGGCCCGCGGTGCGACTATCTATGCCGAGCTGGTTGGCTTTGGCATGAGCGGCGACGCCTACCACATGACCTCGCCACCCGACTCTGGCGAGGGCGCTGCCCGCTGCATGGCCAACGCCTTGCGCGATGCCGGTATCCAGCCGGAAGAAGTCAGCTACATCAACGCCCACGGCACTTCTACCCCGGCGGGCGATGTGGCCGAAGTGGCGGCGATCAAGCGCGTGTTCGGCGAGCATGCCTACAAGCTGGCGGTCAGCTCGACCAAGTCGATGACCGGTCACTTGCTGGGCGCCGCGGGCGCGGTGGAGGCGATCTTCAGCGTGCTGGCCATCAATAGCCAGATGGCCCCGCCGACCATCAACCTGGACGAGCCGGACGAGGGGTGTGACCTCGACTTCGTTCCCCACCAGGCGCGCAGCATGCCGATCGACGTGGTGCTGTCCAACTCGTTCGGCTTTGGCGGCACCAACGGCTCGCTGGTATTCCGCCGGTTTGCCGGCTGA
- the acpP gene encoding acyl carrier protein, which translates to MSTIEERVKKIVAEQLGVKEEEVTVEKSFVDDLGADSLDTVELVMALEEEFETEIPDEEAEKITTVQAAIDYVKAHQA; encoded by the coding sequence ATGAGCACCATCGAAGAACGCGTCAAGAAAATCGTCGCCGAGCAACTGGGCGTCAAGGAAGAAGAAGTGACTGTTGAGAAGTCCTTCGTCGATGACCTGGGTGCCGATTCGCTTGACACCGTTGAACTGGTGATGGCTCTGGAAGAGGAATTCGAGACCGAAATCCCTGACGAAGAAGCCGAGAAGATCACTACCGTTCAAGCTGCCATCGACTACGTCAAAGCCCACCAGGCCTAA
- the fabG gene encoding 3-oxoacyl-ACP reductase FabG: MSLQGKVALVTGASRGIGQAIALELGRQGATVIGTATSASGAERIAATLKEHGITGTGMELNVTSAESVEAVLAAIGEQFGAPAILVNNAGITRDNLMLRMKDDEWFDVIDTNLNSLYRLSKGVLRGMTKARWGRIISIGSVVGAMGNAGQANYAAAKAGLEGFSRALAREVGSRGITVNSVTPGFIDTDMTRELPEAQREALQTQIPLGRLGQADEIAKVVSFLASDGAAYVTGATVPVNGGMYM; this comes from the coding sequence ATGAGCCTGCAAGGTAAAGTTGCACTGGTTACCGGCGCCAGCCGTGGCATTGGCCAGGCCATCGCCCTCGAGCTGGGCCGCCAGGGCGCGACCGTGATCGGTACCGCCACGTCGGCGTCCGGTGCCGAGCGCATCGCTGCCACCCTGAAAGAACACGGCATTACCGGCACTGGCATGGAGCTGAACGTGACCAGCGCCGAATCGGTTGAAGCCGTACTGGCCGCCATTGGCGAGCAGTTCGGCGCGCCGGCCATCTTGGTCAACAATGCCGGTATCACCCGCGACAACCTCATGCTGCGCATGAAAGACGACGAGTGGTTTGATGTCATCGACACCAACCTGAACAGCCTCTACCGTCTGTCCAAGGGCGTGCTGCGTGGCATGACCAAGGCGCGTTGGGGTCGTATCATCAGCATCGGCTCGGTCGTTGGTGCCATGGGTAACGCAGGTCAGGCCAACTACGCGGCTGCCAAGGCCGGTCTGGAAGGTTTCAGCCGCGCCCTGGCGCGTGAAGTGGGTTCGCGTGGTATCACCGTCAACTCGGTGACCCCAGGCTTCATCGATACCGACATGACCCGCGAGCTGCCAGAAGCTCAGCGCGAAGCCCTGCAGACCCAGATTCCGCTGGGCCGCCTGGGCCAGGCTGACGAAATTGCCAAGGTGGTTTCGTTCCTGGCATCCGACGGCGCCGCCTACGTGACCGGCGCTACCGTGCCGGTCAACGGCGGGATGTACATGTAA
- the fabD gene encoding ACP S-malonyltransferase has product MSASLAFVFPGQGSQSLGMLAELGAEKPVIIETFKEASEALGYDLWKLVQDGPEEQLNQTDKTQPAILTASIALWRLWLEEGGAKPAFVSGHSLGEYSALVAAGSISLKDAVRLVERRGQLMQEAVPAGHGAMAAILGLDDAVVVELCAEAAEDEVVSAVNFNSPGQVVIAGNKAAVDRAMELCKAKGAKRALPLAVSVPSHCALMKPAAERFAESVNAIEWKAPQIPVVQNVTAAVAADLDALKHDLLAQLYQPVRWVECVQTLAANGAVNLVECGPGKVLAGLNKRCADGVTTYNLNTPDAVAATRAALA; this is encoded by the coding sequence ATGTCTGCATCCCTCGCATTCGTCTTTCCCGGTCAAGGTTCCCAGTCGCTGGGCATGCTCGCCGAGCTCGGCGCCGAGAAGCCAGTGATCATCGAAACCTTCAAGGAAGCGTCCGAAGCGCTCGGCTACGACCTGTGGAAGCTGGTCCAGGACGGCCCGGAAGAGCAACTTAACCAGACCGACAAGACCCAGCCGGCGATCCTTACTGCGTCCATCGCACTGTGGCGCCTGTGGCTGGAAGAGGGCGGTGCCAAGCCGGCCTTCGTTTCCGGTCACAGCCTGGGCGAATACAGCGCCCTGGTCGCCGCCGGCAGCATCAGCCTGAAAGATGCCGTTCGCCTGGTCGAGCGCCGCGGTCAGCTGATGCAGGAAGCCGTACCGGCCGGTCACGGCGCCATGGCTGCCATTCTCGGCCTGGACGATGCTGTGGTCGTGGAACTCTGCGCCGAAGCCGCTGAAGATGAAGTGGTCAGCGCCGTGAACTTCAACTCGCCTGGTCAGGTGGTCATCGCCGGTAACAAGGCGGCGGTAGACCGCGCCATGGAGCTGTGCAAGGCCAAAGGTGCCAAGCGCGCCCTGCCACTGGCGGTGAGCGTCCCGTCGCACTGCGCCCTGATGAAGCCAGCCGCCGAGCGCTTTGCCGAATCGGTCAATGCCATCGAATGGAAGGCCCCGCAGATTCCGGTGGTGCAGAACGTCACTGCAGCCGTCGCCGCCGACCTCGATGCCCTCAAGCACGACCTGCTGGCACAGCTGTACCAGCCGGTACGCTGGGTCGAGTGCGTGCAGACCCTGGCCGCCAACGGTGCGGTCAACCTGGTCGAGTGTGGCCCGGGCAAGGTGCTGGCTGGCCTTAACAAGCGTTGCGCCGACGGCGTGACCACCTACAACCTCAACACCCCTGACGCCGTTGCTGCCACCCGCGCGGCACTGGCCTGA
- the plsX gene encoding phosphate acyltransferase PlsX: MSAQVIAIDAMGGDFGPRSIVQASIACLSATPSLHLTLVGQPSLLEDLISGLPAADRARLQVVAASEVVGMDERPSQALRGKPDSSMRIALELVRDGKAQACVSAGNTGALMALSRFVLKTLPGIDRPAMVAAIPTQTGYCQLLDLGANVDCSAENLYQFAVMGSVAAQALGVHRPRVALLNIGTEDIKGNQQVKLAATLLQSARGLNYVGFVEGDGLYRGEADVVVCDGFVGNILLKSSEGLATMIGARIEKLFKGGAFARVAGAVAMPLLKRLQADLAPARHNGASFLGLQGIVIKSHGSAGVQGFQSAIQRALIEIQENLPQRLHGRLEDLLP, translated from the coding sequence TTGTCCGCTCAGGTCATCGCGATCGACGCAATGGGCGGGGACTTCGGTCCCCGCAGCATTGTCCAGGCTAGCATTGCCTGCCTTTCGGCTACCCCCTCGCTTCATCTGACCCTCGTCGGTCAACCCTCCCTCCTTGAAGATCTCATCAGTGGCTTGCCAGCTGCGGATCGCGCGCGCCTGCAGGTTGTGGCCGCCAGTGAGGTAGTCGGCATGGACGAGCGGCCATCCCAGGCGTTGCGCGGCAAGCCGGATTCGTCGATGCGCATCGCCCTCGAACTGGTGCGCGACGGAAAAGCCCAGGCCTGTGTCAGTGCCGGCAATACCGGGGCGCTGATGGCGTTGTCGCGCTTCGTGCTCAAGACCTTGCCGGGTATCGACCGGCCGGCCATGGTGGCGGCGATCCCGACCCAGACAGGTTACTGTCAACTGCTCGATCTGGGCGCCAATGTCGACTGCAGTGCCGAAAACCTCTATCAGTTCGCGGTAATGGGCTCGGTGGCCGCTCAGGCCCTGGGTGTGCATCGGCCACGCGTGGCGCTGTTGAACATCGGTACCGAGGACATCAAGGGTAACCAGCAGGTCAAGCTGGCTGCCACGCTGTTGCAGAGCGCCCGCGGCCTCAACTATGTCGGTTTCGTCGAAGGGGATGGCCTGTACCGGGGTGAGGCAGACGTGGTGGTGTGCGACGGTTTTGTCGGCAACATACTGCTCAAGTCCAGCGAGGGCTTGGCGACGATGATCGGTGCGCGCATCGAAAAACTGTTCAAGGGCGGTGCTTTTGCCCGCGTTGCCGGGGCCGTTGCCATGCCGCTGCTCAAGCGTCTGCAGGCTGACCTGGCGCCGGCGCGGCATAATGGGGCGAGCTTTCTGGGGCTACAGGGTATCGTCATCAAGAGTCATGGCTCGGCGGGCGTGCAGGGGTTTCAGAGTGCCATCCAGCGGGCGCTGATCGAAATTCAGGAAAACCTGCCGCAGCGGCTGCATGGCCGCCTTGAAGACCTGTTGCCTTAG
- the rpmF gene encoding 50S ribosomal protein L32, translated as MAVQQNKKSRSARDMRRSHDALSENALSVEKTTGEVHLRHHVSPEGVYRGRKVVDKGADE; from the coding sequence ATGGCTGTTCAGCAGAACAAAAAATCCCGCTCTGCCCGTGACATGCGCCGTTCGCACGACGCCCTGTCGGAAAACGCGCTGTCGGTAGAGAAAACCACCGGTGAAGTTCACCTGCGTCACCACGTTTCGCCAGAAGGCGTATACCGTGGTCGTAAAGTGGTCGACAAGGGCGCTGACGAGTAA
- a CDS encoding YceD family protein, with protein sequence MLNDPIPPHVDPRKLADRGVTLNGSLQLADLERLCDPLSDNVGTVQAKFDFERDEQHVVVIHSELDVEVKMVCQRCLELVTLPIHSECTYAVVKEGANTQSLPKGYDVLELGEDPLDLQALVEEELLLALPIVPAHHPEECQQPAGADEPESSKDEVSRSNPFSVLAQLKRDPNV encoded by the coding sequence ATGTTGAATGACCCGATTCCACCTCACGTTGACCCGCGCAAATTAGCCGATCGTGGCGTAACCCTTAACGGTTCGCTGCAACTCGCTGATTTGGAAAGACTCTGCGACCCGCTTTCCGACAATGTCGGTACGGTGCAGGCGAAGTTCGATTTTGAACGAGATGAACAGCACGTGGTGGTTATCCACAGCGAGCTGGACGTCGAAGTCAAGATGGTTTGCCAGCGTTGTCTTGAGCTGGTCACCCTACCGATCCACAGCGAATGTACATACGCCGTGGTGAAGGAGGGTGCGAATACCCAGTCGTTGCCGAAAGGCTATGACGTGCTGGAACTGGGCGAAGATCCTTTGGATCTGCAGGCATTGGTCGAGGAGGAGCTTTTGCTCGCCTTGCCAATCGTGCCTGCTCATCATCCGGAAGAATGCCAGCAGCCGGCGGGCGCAGACGAGCCCGAATCGAGCAAGGACGAGGTATCGCGGTCCAACCCGTTCAGTGTTTTGGCGCAGTTAAAGCGTGACCCAAACGTTTAG
- a CDS encoding Maf family protein: protein MLPLLLASSSAYRRELLARLHLPFTWASPDIDEQRLDGEPPVELVRRLARQKAEALAGSHPRHLIIGSDQVAVLGEQVLGKPHTFERACEQLLECSGQQVSFLTGLALLNSATGQCQVDCVPFTVTLRELSREQVERYVAAEQPLDCAGSFKAEGLGVSLFQSTHGCDATSLIGLPLIRLVDMLTKEGVMVP, encoded by the coding sequence ATGCTTCCTTTGTTACTGGCTTCCAGCTCTGCCTATCGCCGCGAACTGCTCGCACGCCTGCACCTGCCCTTCACCTGGGCAAGCCCCGATATAGACGAGCAACGCCTGGATGGCGAACCGCCCGTAGAGCTGGTGCGCCGGCTGGCCAGGCAAAAGGCCGAGGCATTGGCAGGCAGCCACCCCCGACACTTGATCATAGGCTCGGACCAGGTTGCGGTATTGGGCGAGCAGGTGCTGGGCAAGCCGCATACGTTCGAGCGCGCTTGCGAGCAACTACTGGAGTGCAGCGGGCAGCAGGTGAGCTTTCTTACCGGGCTGGCACTGCTGAACAGCGCCACCGGGCAATGCCAGGTGGATTGCGTGCCTTTTACCGTGACACTGCGTGAACTGAGCAGGGAGCAGGTCGAGCGTTACGTGGCAGCAGAACAGCCGCTGGATTGCGCAGGGAGTTTCAAGGCGGAGGGGCTGGGGGTGAGCTTGTTCCAGAGCACGCACGGGTGCGACGCGACCAGCCTGATCGGGCTGCCGCTGATTCGGCTGGTGGATATGCTGACCAAGGAAGGGGTGATGGTTCCGTAA